The genomic stretch CTACCTAGCACAAAGAAATGTTCTATTCCATTTCGTTTCAAGAATTGCATGTATGTTTCTAATGAGTCTAGGTCTAGCTCTTCATTCTCTTTAAAAGGTGTAACTATGGCTGGAATAACTCCTTTCATTTGGTCACCTAAGTTTTATATAGTTTTGTAGGAAATATTCTTATTGTGAAACTATCAAGACGCGAGCTCTCATATTTATTGTCAGTAAAGAAATATAATGATGAAGGGAAGCCAGCAAAATTGTCATGGATTTCTAAAGATTTAAATGTAAGTGTAGCTAGTGCTTACGAAGAGATTTCGCATTTAGAGAGTAAAGGATTTTTAAAGAAATCTGACAAAGGTATCTTTATCACTGATAATGGAAAAAGAGCAATTGATTCTCTTTTGAGAGCTCATAGAGTTATTGAGACGTTCTTAGTTAAAATTGGTTTATCACCAGATCAAGCATGTAATTATACTAAGCAGTTTGACTACTCTGTACCGGATGAAGTTATAGAAAGAATTTATGAATATCTTGGTAAGCCAGAGAAATGCCCACATGGTGAAAATATTCCCTATTAACAAGTTAATTTTGATTAAACAAAACTTTTTAAACTAAAAATAAAAAATATAACTCATGCTTGAGTTAACGTTTTTGCAATATGTTTTGTCAATCATTGCGGGCTTTTTAGTGGGTTTCAGTCTAGGGCTAATAGGTGGAGGAGGATCAATTTTAGCTATACCACTTTTATTATATTTCGTTGGTTTGGCTTATTTACCTGGTGTTAATAAAAACTATATTGATCATCTAGTGATAGGCACTACTGCTCTAGCTGTTGGTTTAAATGCATATATAAATGCTTTCATCCATTGGAAAAAAGGAAATGTTAGAATCTTAGAAGGTATTTTTTTCACTTTACCAGGAATTTTAGGAACTTACGTCGGTGCCAGAGTTGGGTTAGTAGTTCATGGAGGGCTTTTACTATTTTTGTTCGGAATTCTGATGATAGTAATAGCTGTTATGGTTTTTAGAGGAAAAGATAGACCAGCTATTTCCAAAACTTATCCTAATGGAGAACCTACTAAAGGGCTTTTGCAAAGAGTAAAATTGCAAAGAATTATTCCTATAGGATTCTTAGTTGGTTTCGCGTCTGGCTTTTTTGGTATAGGTGGAGGATTTTTAATTGTTCCTGGTTTACTATTTAGTACTGGAATATGTATGATAAAAGCTGTAGGAACTTCTTTAATCTCAGTAGGAACTTTTGGAGTTACTGGTGCTTTAACTTATGCATTAGCTGGTGAAATTGATCCAATAATTAGTATCTTATATCTACTCGGGGGTATTGCAGGTGGATATGTCGGTGCTAAGATTGCATCTAGCATGCCTAGAGGAATGTTAAGAAAAGTTTTTGCAATAATAATAATTGCGGTAGCTATCTATATAATGTATCAAAATTATTATGCAATCGCGTCAATAATTTAGCATTTCCTTATATAGTTGATTTATTTTTTCTTCGATTTTTTTCTCTATTAATTGTAGTTTTTCCTTTGTTTTTATATAATCTTCATTTTTGACATATTTTTTAACTTCTTCTATATCATTTTTCAGCTCTTCGTCTTTTAAATTCCATAAACCAGATAATTCTTTATCTATCCAAGAGAAAATGCTTCTTTCTTTTCTTTCGTTAATGTGTAATACCACTTTTTCTATTGAAGTTTTTATTAAAATTAAATCTTGTAGCTGAAAATATTTTTTGTTTACAGACATTAAAGTTAATATTTACTTCGAAGATTAAAATATTAAATACCCCCACTCTCCTCCGGGATCTGAGTCTATGGTTATGCGATGAGGATCCTCAGCCGAGTGGGGGACAAATGATGATGCCGACATAGACTGAAGAATGAGGAGGGGTCGATTTACTGATGGATAGTTTAGAAAAAATAAAAGAAGAAGTTATCTCTTGTAAGAAGTGTAAATTATGGCAATTTAGAATCAATGCAGTACCAGGTGAGGGAAATCCAAAAGCCGAAATAATGTTTGTGGGAGAAGCACCAGGGGAAAATGAAGATAAAGAGGGAAGACCATTTGTAGGTGCAGCTGGTAAATTACTTACTCAGCTGATTAAAGAAATTTTAGGATTGGAAAGAGATCAAGTATTTATTACAAATGTAGTGAAATGTAGACCGCCAAATAATAGGGATCCAGAGGAAGAGGAGATCATGGCTTGTTCTCCCTATCTAGACAGGCAGATTGATATTATTATGCCAAAAATCATAGTAACTTTAGGGAGGCATTCTACAAAATATATTTTTAGTAAAATGGGCGAAAATTTTTCGTCTATAACAAAAGTTAGGGGTAAAAGCTATGTATGGAAATATAAGGAAAAAGAGATTATAGTTTTTCCAACATATCATCCTGCTGCAGCACTTTATAATCCTAATCTAAGGAAAATTCTTGAGGAAGATTTTAAGAAGATAAAAGAGATAGCGATAACCCCAAAAAGGTATACAATTGATTATTTTCTTGGTGGTAAGAATAGATCTTGGGATAAAAGGGAAGAAAGTGATAGTAACAGCAGCAAGTAAAGGGATAGGTTTTGCAACAGCTAAAAGATTTTTAGAAGAAGGTGCAAAAGTTGTTATATCTTCTCATGATGAGAATAATCTAAGGAAAGCTTATGAAAGACTAAAGAATCTCGGCGAAGTAAATTATATCTTAGCAGACTTAACAAAACCATCTGATGTTGAGAACCTAATAAAGTCTGGTTATAGTACTTTAGGCGGGCTGGATGTGTTAGTGTATGTTACTGGAAGTCCAAAACCAGGGAATTTGTTTGAATTAACAAATGAAGATTGGATTAATGCTTTTTATCTTCTTTTAATGAGTGCTGTTATAGCAGTAAGGGAAGCTGGGAAATTAATGAAAAGTGGTGGCCGGATTATTCTATCTACATCAATGACGTTAAAAGAACCTTTACCTAATTTGGACTTGTCTAACGTGGTTAGATTATCTTTAGCGGGATTAATTAAAATTGCAGCTAGAGAATTGGGAGAAAAAGGAATTTTGGTTAATGGAATAATGCCTGGCTGGACATTAACTGATAGGGTAGATCAATTAGTTAAGGATAGAGCTAAAAGGGAAGGTAAAAGTGAAGAGGAAATAATAAGGGATATTATCAAAGATGTTCCACTAAAGAGAATTGGAAAACCTGAAGAGGTAGCCAATGTTATTTTATTCTTAGCTTCTGAGCTTTCAACATACGTAAACGGTGTATTAATTCCAGTAGATGGTGGACTTATTAAGGCAACCCTTTAAAACTATTAGCACTAATAATACTTCCTTTTTTTCTCTATCTATAGAACGACATAAAATAGTTAGTTAACGATTATATTATAGGAAGGAGAAATATGCGTAGAGTGAGGAAAAGTGAAGATTATCAACTTCTACGTCGACAACTTTAGAAGTTTATCAAATATAAGGCTTGAGGATTTAGGTGGGTTAAACGTAATAGTTGGCTATAATGGTTATGGTAAAACTAACTTGCTAACAGCAATATATCTCTTTATAAAGAATCTCAATGCTGGAATAGAGAAGAGAAGTATTGAAGATAGGGATCAAGAATATATGCTGTTATGGAGAGATTATGATATAACGAAACCTATAACTATTGGTGGTGTAATAGAATTTTCTGAAGAAGAAGTTCAGAGGTCAATTGGCAAATCTCAAAAACTCAGGGTTGAGATTGTTAATAAGTTAAGATACAATAATAGATTTATTGAATGGGGTTTAGAATCTTTTTCTGTAAATAATTCTCCGCCTACAAGAGATCAATTTGAAGAGGTAAAGCCATTATTCTCTTTAGCTTCTCAATCAGTAGAATATGTTCCTATATTCGATCAGACATATTTTGATGCAATATTAAAGAAAATGATAGAAATGAATAGAAGTCCAATAAACATGAGAAGAAAATGGTATGATTTTGTCAATTT from Sulfolobus sp. S-194 encodes the following:
- a CDS encoding metal-dependent transcriptional regulator; this encodes MVKLSRRELSYLLSVKKYNDEGKPAKLSWISKDLNVSVASAYEEISHLESKGFLKKSDKGIFITDNGKRAIDSLLRAHRVIETFLVKIGLSPDQACNYTKQFDYSVPDEVIERIYEYLGKPEKCPHGENIPY
- a CDS encoding sulfite exporter TauE/SafE family protein, encoding MLELTFLQYVLSIIAGFLVGFSLGLIGGGGSILAIPLLLYFVGLAYLPGVNKNYIDHLVIGTTALAVGLNAYINAFIHWKKGNVRILEGIFFTLPGILGTYVGARVGLVVHGGLLLFLFGILMIVIAVMVFRGKDRPAISKTYPNGEPTKGLLQRVKLQRIIPIGFLVGFASGFFGIGGGFLIVPGLLFSTGICMIKAVGTSLISVGTFGVTGALTYALAGEIDPIISILYLLGGIAGGYVGAKIASSMPRGMLRKVFAIIIIAVAIYIMYQNYYAIASII
- the udg gene encoding type-4 uracil-DNA glycosylase, with protein sequence MDSLEKIKEEVISCKKCKLWQFRINAVPGEGNPKAEIMFVGEAPGENEDKEGRPFVGAAGKLLTQLIKEILGLERDQVFITNVVKCRPPNNRDPEEEEIMACSPYLDRQIDIIMPKIIVTLGRHSTKYIFSKMGENFSSITKVRGKSYVWKYKEKEIIVFPTYHPAAALYNPNLRKILEEDFKKIKEIAITPKRYTIDYFLGGKNRSWDKREESDSNSSK
- a CDS encoding SDR family oxidoreductase; this translates as MDLGIKGKKVIVTAASKGIGFATAKRFLEEGAKVVISSHDENNLRKAYERLKNLGEVNYILADLTKPSDVENLIKSGYSTLGGLDVLVYVTGSPKPGNLFELTNEDWINAFYLLLMSAVIAVREAGKLMKSGGRIILSTSMTLKEPLPNLDLSNVVRLSLAGLIKIAARELGEKGILVNGIMPGWTLTDRVDQLVKDRAKREGKSEEEIIRDIIKDVPLKRIGKPEEVANVILFLASELSTYVNGVLIPVDGGLIKATL